From the Ostrinia nubilalis chromosome 8, ilOstNubi1.1, whole genome shotgun sequence genome, one window contains:
- the LOC135074232 gene encoding pyruvate kinase-like isoform X2 — MVWPTEFDEKLGEYDAMELPGQQLPATNAFTPLDHLLNLDIKAPPGCQRLTPIIATMGKSTNELEVMEKMMAAGMNIALINMSFGSREENVDTIKMLRQAAKNFSVNMGRNYPLAIAVQLAGRKIRTGRIADSYGESVELKTGEVVRLTTDETYRERCSTYTVYVDFMYFADQMNKNDLVLLDNETIMLKVEMISATTLTCKIERGGFLGSYKDVFVPNVVFDMPNFTDRDKLDVEMAIKNQVDILIASFVNSASAVTELKGILGEKGKKIAIIANIQTIEGFNNFDQILTVANGIIITRQELGSDITPKKLVIAQKNMIARANKNNIPVCISAHLLSSMRYKKIPLRSELLDIANCILDGADALILTAETAVGQYPVDTVACLASACKEAEACVWTKQLYHDLIEKTPLPCDQATGAALAAVLAAQRVIAAAIVVVTTTGKSAQLVAKYRPRFSGR, encoded by the exons ATGGTGTGGCCTACAGAATTTGACGAAAAACTAGGCGAA TATGATGCCATGGAGCTGCCTGGTCAGCAGCTGCCAGCAACAAACGCTTTTACGCCATTGGACCATCTGCTGAACTTGGACATCAAGGCGCCACCAGGCTGCCAAAGATTGACTCCCATTATTGCCACTATGG GCAAATCGACGAACGAATTAGAAGTAATGGAGAAAATGATGGCAGCGGGAATGAACATAGCCTTAATCAACATGTCGTTCGGGTCGCGAGAGGAGAATGTGGATACGATTAAGATGTTACGGCAAGCTGCGAAGAACTTCAGCGTCAATATGGGCAGGAATTACCCCCTGGCCATCGCTGTCCAACTAGCTGGCAGGAAGATACGGACGGGACGCATTGCTGAC AGTTATGGTGAAAGTGTCGAGTTAAAAACTGGTGAAGTGGTTCGACTCACAACAGATGAAACGTACAGAGAAAGATGTTCCACGTACACAGTTTACGTCGACTTTATGTACTTCGCTGATCAAATGAACAAGAATGACCTGGTTCTCTTAGATAATGAGACAATCATGTTGAAAGTGGAGATGATTTCAGCCACAACACTTACCTGCAAAATCGAAAGAGGGGGCTTTTTGGGTTCATACAAGGATGTGTTTGTACCCAATGTTGTGTTCGATATGCCAAACTTTACTGACAGAGACAAACTTGATGTAGAAATGGCGATCAAGAACCAGGTAGACATTCTTATCGCATCATTTGTAAATTCAGCAAGCGCTGTCACGGAGCTCAAAGGAATTTTAGGTGAAAAGGGAAAGAAGATCGCCATCATTGCTAATATTCAAACTATTGAAGGTTTTAACAACTTTGATCAAATTTTGACT GTTGCAAACGGTATCATCATAACTAGACAAGAGCTTGGATCAGATATTACGCCAAAAAAATTGGTCATAGCCCAGAAGAACATGATAGCCAGAGCAAACAAG AATAACATTCCTGTCTGCATCAGTGCACATTTGTTAAGCAGCATGAGGTACAAAAAGATACCTCTAAGATCGGAACTGCTAGATATAGCCAATTGTATCTTAGACGGTGCGGATGCTCTGATACTTACAGCTGAAACTGCTGTGGGGCAGTACCCAGTTGATACAGTGGCCTGTTTAGCAAGTGCTTGTAAAGAAGCAGAAGCTTGCGTTTGGACTAAGCAACTTTATCATGATCTTATAGAAAAG ACACCACTACCCTGCGACCAAGCAACAGGCGCAGCTTTAGCAGCAGTACTAGCAGCCCAAAGAGTTATAGCGGCAGCAATCGTCGTAGTGACCACTACTGGAAAGTCAGCTCAGCTCGTCGCTAAGTATAGACCCAG ATTCTCCGGACGTTGA
- the LOC135074232 gene encoding pyruvate kinase-like isoform X1 produces MVWPTEFDEKLGEYDAMELPGQQLPATNAFTPLDHLLNLDIKAPPGCQRLTPIIATMGKSTNELEVMEKMMAAGMNIALINMSFGSREENVDTIKMLRQAAKNFSVNMGRNYPLAIAVQLAGRKIRTGRIADSYGESVELKTGEVVRLTTDETYRERCSTYTVYVDFMYFADQMNKNDLVLLDNETIMLKVEMISATTLTCKIERGGFLGSYKDVFVPNVVFDMPNFTDRDKLDVEMAIKNQVDILIASFVNSASAVTELKGILGEKGKKIAIIANIQTIEGFNNFDQILTVANGIIITRQELGSDITPKKLVIAQKNMIARANKNNIPVCISAHLLSSMRYKKIPLRSELLDIANCILDGADALILTAETAVGQYPVDTVACLASACKEAEACVWTKQLYHDLIEKTPLPCDQATGAALAAVLAAQRVIAAAIVVVTTTGKSAQLVAKYRPRCPIISVTRYAPIARQMHMWRGIIPLVYEDSPDVDWQNDLEKRVNFCTKWAMGLGFIRVGDPLVIVSGWRQGSGFTNTMRIVYTAADTTVA; encoded by the exons ATGGTGTGGCCTACAGAATTTGACGAAAAACTAGGCGAA TATGATGCCATGGAGCTGCCTGGTCAGCAGCTGCCAGCAACAAACGCTTTTACGCCATTGGACCATCTGCTGAACTTGGACATCAAGGCGCCACCAGGCTGCCAAAGATTGACTCCCATTATTGCCACTATGG GCAAATCGACGAACGAATTAGAAGTAATGGAGAAAATGATGGCAGCGGGAATGAACATAGCCTTAATCAACATGTCGTTCGGGTCGCGAGAGGAGAATGTGGATACGATTAAGATGTTACGGCAAGCTGCGAAGAACTTCAGCGTCAATATGGGCAGGAATTACCCCCTGGCCATCGCTGTCCAACTAGCTGGCAGGAAGATACGGACGGGACGCATTGCTGAC AGTTATGGTGAAAGTGTCGAGTTAAAAACTGGTGAAGTGGTTCGACTCACAACAGATGAAACGTACAGAGAAAGATGTTCCACGTACACAGTTTACGTCGACTTTATGTACTTCGCTGATCAAATGAACAAGAATGACCTGGTTCTCTTAGATAATGAGACAATCATGTTGAAAGTGGAGATGATTTCAGCCACAACACTTACCTGCAAAATCGAAAGAGGGGGCTTTTTGGGTTCATACAAGGATGTGTTTGTACCCAATGTTGTGTTCGATATGCCAAACTTTACTGACAGAGACAAACTTGATGTAGAAATGGCGATCAAGAACCAGGTAGACATTCTTATCGCATCATTTGTAAATTCAGCAAGCGCTGTCACGGAGCTCAAAGGAATTTTAGGTGAAAAGGGAAAGAAGATCGCCATCATTGCTAATATTCAAACTATTGAAGGTTTTAACAACTTTGATCAAATTTTGACT GTTGCAAACGGTATCATCATAACTAGACAAGAGCTTGGATCAGATATTACGCCAAAAAAATTGGTCATAGCCCAGAAGAACATGATAGCCAGAGCAAACAAG AATAACATTCCTGTCTGCATCAGTGCACATTTGTTAAGCAGCATGAGGTACAAAAAGATACCTCTAAGATCGGAACTGCTAGATATAGCCAATTGTATCTTAGACGGTGCGGATGCTCTGATACTTACAGCTGAAACTGCTGTGGGGCAGTACCCAGTTGATACAGTGGCCTGTTTAGCAAGTGCTTGTAAAGAAGCAGAAGCTTGCGTTTGGACTAAGCAACTTTATCATGATCTTATAGAAAAG ACACCACTACCCTGCGACCAAGCAACAGGCGCAGCTTTAGCAGCAGTACTAGCAGCCCAAAGAGTTATAGCGGCAGCAATCGTCGTAGTGACCACTACTGGAAAGTCAGCTCAGCTCGTCGCTAAGTATAGACCCAGGTGTCCCATCATTTCTGTGACTCGATACGCACCTATAGCTAGGCAGATGCATATGTGGAGAGGAATCATTCCTTTGGTTTACGAgg ATTCTCCGGACGTTGACTGGCAGAATGATTTGGAGAAGCGTGTCAACTTCTGCACCAAGTGGGCCATGGGTTTGGGCTTCATCAGGGTGGGAGACCCCCTCGTCATCGTCTCTGGGTGGAGGCAAGGCTCTGGCTTCACCAACACCATGAGAATCGTGTACACGGCTGCTGATACCACAGTCGcttga